Proteins encoded together in one Staphylococcus aureus window:
- the sgtB gene encoding monofunctional peptidoglycan glycosyltransferase SgtB produces the protein MKRSDRYSNSNEHFEHMKHEPHYNTYYQPVGKPPKKKKSKRILLKILLTILIIIALFIGIMYFLSTRDNVDELRKIENKSSFVSADNMPEYVKGAFISMEDERFYNHHGFDLKGTTRALFSTISDRDVQGGSTITQQVVKNYFYDNDRSFTRKVKELFVAHRVEKQYNKNEILSFYLNNIYFGDNQYTLEGAANHYFGTTVNKNSTTMSHITVLQSAILASKVNAPSVYNINNMSENFTQRVSTNLEKMKQQNYINETQYQQAMSQLNR, from the coding sequence ATGAAAAGAAGCGATAGGTACTCAAACTCAAATGAACATTTTGAGCATATGAAACACGAACCTCACTATAATACGTATTATCAACCAGTTGGCAAACCGCCGAAAAAGAAAAAAAGTAAACGAATACTATTAAAAATATTATTAACCATTCTAATCATTATCGCATTGTTTATTGGTATCATGTATTTTTTATCTACACGCGATAATGTGGATGAACTAAGAAAAATTGAAAATAAAAGTAGTTTTGTGTCAGCTGATAACATGCCAGAGTATGTTAAAGGTGCCTTTATTTCAATGGAAGATGAACGATTCTACAATCATCATGGATTCGATTTGAAAGGTACAACTAGAGCTTTATTTTCAACGATTAGCGACAGAGATGTGCAAGGTGGTAGTACCATTACACAACAAGTTGTCAAAAATTATTTTTATGATAATGATCGTTCATTTACTAGAAAAGTAAAAGAATTATTTGTAGCTCATCGAGTTGAAAAACAATATAATAAGAACGAAATTTTAAGCTTTTATTTAAATAATATTTACTTTGGGGATAATCAATATACGCTTGAGGGCGCAGCAAACCATTACTTTGGAACAACCGTGAATAAAAATAGTACAACAATGTCTCACATAACAGTTTTACAAAGCGCTATTTTAGCTAGTAAAGTCAATGCACCTAGCGTATATAATATCAATAATATGTCAGAGAATTTTACGCAACGTGTAAGCACGAACTTAGAAAAAATGAAGCAACAAAATTATATCAATGAAACACAATATCAACAGGCTATGTCACAATTAAATCGTTAA
- a CDS encoding YfhH family protein, with protein MEQKKLSEMSEPELRHEIQLYKEKMRKAEMNGILNEYDVYQSKVIVAESYLVDRKKIEIGKIYKLTDGSNQYFKVERLKGIFAWGFRFNSDEPEEGLPIALLQL; from the coding sequence ATGGAACAGAAGAAATTGAGTGAGATGTCTGAGCCAGAATTAAGACACGAAATACAACTTTATAAAGAGAAAATGAGAAAAGCTGAGATGAATGGTATTTTAAATGAATATGACGTTTATCAAAGTAAAGTAATTGTTGCCGAAAGTTACTTAGTAGACAGAAAAAAGATAGAAATTGGTAAAATTTATAAACTGACTGATGGCAGTAATCAATATTTTAAAGTAGAAAGATTAAAAGGTATTTTTGCGTGGGGGTTTAGATTTAATAGCGATGAACCCGAAGAAGGATTACCTATAGCGTTATTACAATTATAG
- a CDS encoding SE1561 family protein has product MNEQQTIEQIKARLNKFIEDIDHVNPDEVRVEDIDEWIGLLDQLEEKVKLVSK; this is encoded by the coding sequence ATGAATGAACAGCAAACAATCGAACAGATAAAAGCGCGTTTAAATAAGTTTATTGAGGATATCGATCATGTAAATCCTGATGAAGTACGTGTTGAAGATATAGATGAATGGATTGGATTGTTAGATCAGCTTGAAGAAAAGGTTAAATTAGTATCTAAGTAA
- the recX gene encoding recombination regulator RecX, whose translation MPKITKIEVQKKNKERFNLFLDEQFEMGIDIDTLVKFNLKKGQQLEAADMAEIQKYDHYRIGLNKAIQYLSYKKRTEKEVIQYLQKEEISEQAISEVIEYCYREKLIDHQDYAESLKNTMIRTTDKGPKIYQQKLYQLGIEPNIIEIFTELYREQQELDDIIQIAEKISKTKKGPQNKVKEKVMQSLIQKGFEMETIHAVLNEMDFTQDEAVLDDLLQRDLEKIYNKNRKKYTQQKLISKTIEGLMRKGYKYDKIKAKLEESGIADGTEEIE comes from the coding sequence GTGCCGAAGATTACTAAAATAGAAGTTCAAAAGAAAAACAAAGAACGGTTTAATCTTTTTTTAGACGAACAATTTGAAATGGGTATAGATATTGATACATTAGTCAAATTTAATTTAAAAAAAGGGCAACAACTTGAAGCTGCTGACATGGCAGAGATTCAAAAGTATGATCATTATCGCATAGGTTTAAATAAAGCAATCCAATATTTATCATATAAAAAGAGAACTGAAAAAGAAGTTATACAATATTTACAAAAAGAAGAGATATCAGAGCAAGCGATTTCTGAAGTGATTGAATATTGTTATCGCGAAAAGTTAATCGACCATCAAGATTATGCGGAAAGTTTAAAAAATACAATGATTCGCACGACAGATAAAGGACCTAAAATTTATCAACAAAAACTATATCAACTTGGTATAGAACCAAATATCATTGAAATATTTACAGAACTTTATAGAGAACAACAGGAACTTGATGATATTATCCAAATTGCTGAAAAAATATCTAAAACAAAAAAAGGGCCACAAAATAAAGTTAAAGAAAAAGTAATGCAATCTTTAATTCAAAAAGGGTTTGAAATGGAAACCATTCATGCTGTATTGAATGAAATGGATTTTACACAAGATGAAGCGGTTTTAGACGATTTATTACAACGAGATTTAGAAAAAATTTATAATAAAAATCGAAAGAAGTACACGCAACAGAAATTAATTTCAAAAACTATCGAAGGCCTTATGAGAAAAGGATATAAATATGATAAAATTAAAGCTAAATTAGAAGAAAGTGGTATTGCCGATGGAACAGAAGAAATTGAGTGA
- a CDS encoding type 1 glutamine amidotransferase domain-containing protein yields MTKKVAIILANEFEDIEYSSPKEALENAGFNTVVIGDTANSEVVGKHGEKVTVDVGIAEAKPEDYDALLIPGGFSPDHLRGDTEGRYGTFAKYFTKNDVPTFAICHGPQILIDTDDLKGRTLTAVLNVRKDLSNAGAHVVDESVVVDNNIVTSRVPDDLDDFNREIVKQLQ; encoded by the coding sequence ATGACTAAAAAAGTAGCAATTATTCTAGCAAACGAATTTGAAGATATAGAATATTCAAGCCCTAAAGAGGCATTAGAGAATGCAGGCTTTAATACTGTAGTGATTGGAGATACTGCAAATAGTGAAGTTGTTGGTAAACACGGTGAAAAAGTTACTGTCGATGTAGGCATTGCAGAAGCTAAACCAGAAGATTATGATGCATTATTAATTCCTGGAGGATTTTCACCAGATCATTTACGTGGAGATACAGAAGGTCGATATGGCACATTTGCTAAATACTTTACTAAAAATGATGTACCAACATTTGCCATTTGTCATGGGCCACAAATACTAATAGATACAGACGATTTAAAAGGTCGTACGTTAACAGCAGTATTAAATGTACGCAAAGATTTATCAAATGCAGGCGCACATGTAGTTGATGAGTCAGTAGTTGTAGACAACAATATTGTAACAAGTCGAGTACCAGACGATTTAGATGATTTTAATCGAGAAATCGTTAAACAATTACAATAG
- a CDS encoding ABC transporter ATP-binding protein has protein sequence MGSSIVLKLLKVTHYYRNKQNKKWYLPFGYDAEDIDLNNISLHIYQGEALGIIGEPESSKALVGQLLAGAIKPDKGKVVCTEDLFYGYIEDQSLIHQTVEAYTAQLVQLFPYEINDHKAEQIIQYAHLGDYKTKPVNHISKAAYAQLLLSIARSSKSNIIILNHVIDYLTPQFMERAIELTNDYIENNLTIVSIGDDIDKISQVSNYIAWFSHGQLRMEGSLKQVIPSFKEHERDRLSLNSKEEIENFDLDWKKNRTRIPEMTYNFKRVERYNHAKPPKFLVRFWTLASGTILGLALMMLLIFNNIGIISITDFTNRATMQNENKDPYGEKLAYGIAFNGSVDMQGDKQVTIPKYSVVTITGENSKNYRVTADNKTYYVSKDKLEYFNPAGLYQTHSFKKLAPYMKSNYSNYYAYFNSQLHKKHSSVIKTLVPDDDNRFVASVTQQPIQLLFNDNNQLYGFVYPIVDKKELKDKFNINNNIWITKVGNGYCIANLKEDKWIYIEL, from the coding sequence ATGGGAAGTTCAATTGTTTTAAAGTTACTAAAAGTAACACACTACTATAGGAATAAACAGAATAAGAAATGGTATTTACCTTTTGGATATGATGCTGAAGATATCGATTTAAACAATATTAGTTTACATATTTATCAAGGAGAAGCATTAGGTATAATTGGTGAACCTGAATCTTCCAAAGCGTTGGTAGGTCAATTGTTGGCAGGTGCAATTAAACCTGATAAAGGTAAAGTAGTTTGTACTGAAGATTTGTTCTACGGATATATTGAAGATCAATCGTTAATTCATCAAACTGTTGAAGCTTATACAGCGCAGTTAGTTCAACTATTTCCATATGAAATTAATGATCATAAAGCTGAACAGATTATTCAATATGCACATTTAGGTGATTATAAAACGAAGCCGGTTAACCATATTTCGAAAGCGGCATACGCTCAATTACTATTAAGTATTGCACGCTCATCAAAATCAAATATTATTATTTTAAATCATGTTATTGACTATTTAACACCACAATTTATGGAACGTGCGATTGAATTAACAAATGATTATATTGAAAATAATTTAACGATTGTGTCAATTGGTGATGATATTGATAAAATTTCACAAGTGAGTAACTACATAGCTTGGTTTTCACATGGTCAATTAAGAATGGAAGGGTCACTTAAACAAGTTATTCCATCTTTTAAAGAACATGAACGTGATCGATTAAGTCTAAACTCAAAAGAAGAAATTGAAAACTTTGATTTAGATTGGAAAAAGAATCGTACAAGAATACCAGAGATGACCTATAATTTCAAACGTGTTGAGCGCTATAATCATGCAAAACCGCCTAAGTTTTTAGTGCGTTTTTGGACTTTAGCCTCAGGTACTATTTTAGGCTTAGCATTGATGATGTTGCTCATTTTCAATAATATAGGAATTATTTCGATAACAGATTTTACGAATCGTGCTACGATGCAAAATGAAAATAAAGATCCATATGGCGAAAAGTTAGCTTATGGAATTGCTTTTAATGGCAGTGTGGATATGCAAGGGGATAAACAAGTCACAATTCCAAAATATAGTGTAGTTACAATTACTGGCGAAAATAGTAAAAATTATCGTGTTACCGCCGATAATAAGACTTACTATGTTAGTAAAGATAAATTAGAATATTTTAACCCGGCAGGTTTATATCAAACGCATAGTTTTAAAAAATTAGCACCATATATGAAATCAAATTATAGTAATTACTATGCATACTTTAATAGTCAATTACATAAAAAGCATAGTTCAGTTATAAAAACTTTAGTTCCTGATGATGATAACCGTTTCGTTGCATCCGTTACACAACAACCGATACAATTACTTTTCAATGATAATAATCAGTTATACGGTTTTGTTTATCCAATTGTAGAT